The Triticum urartu cultivar G1812 chromosome 5, Tu2.1, whole genome shotgun sequence genome contains the following window.
GCCCTATATGTAAATTGTCCAGAGCTGAGTGATCTGAACCTCAACTCTTGCATAAATCTGAATCCAGGTGTGACATCCTCATTCTTGTTTGGTACTGAATTGGATGCCTCTTCAGTGTCCAAACTTATAAATGGTTAGTGCATGAGTATTTACAGCCTATGAAACATTCTGCAGAACGGTTGCTTCTTCAGTGTCCAAGCTTGAAAGATGTTCATGTCACTGGATGCCGTGACATGTTGATCGGAGCAATCAGAAACCAGGTACTGCTGATTTTCAACCACCCGTGTGATAAGAAAAACCTTAGCTGTTGCAACATTAATTGCCAACTTGTGCCTGAGCTCCTGCACGTAGCAGGGGGCAGCCTTGCCATAATCTTATGTTCCTGTTTCTAAACGAGTTGCCACTCTAAATTTTGCCAGGTTCTGAATGAGTTTGCAGCAGCAGAGCCTCGCATGCCTTGCAAGCGCCTTGCTGATGGCTCGAAGCGGGTGCAAGTCCCTCAGTTCATGCCAGAACAGGTATTGAACTGCACCTGCAATGCCGCAACACTCCCCAATCCACACCCACGTCTTTACGCAGTGTTGATTCATTGCTCTCTGTGTACTCTGATCACTCACATTCGTTAACTGTGAACCCTTTTCAGCAGTTTGAGGACGAGAAATGGTGTGGCGAGTCGCGGCGAAGCCAGTGCGCCGTGCACATCTGAGCTGAAGCAAGGCAGTCACTTGCAGAGCCAGCCGAATAGCTAGCAGTCCAACAACCTAGGGGCGCACAGGAAAAGGAAGATTAGTTAGGCTGTGATGTTGTAAAGCTGGCTGAGGGCACATAATCTGAGCCTACTGGTGTTGTAGTAAACTCTACCGTTCTTGTTTCTCTGAAAAAATCTCATTTGTTTCTTCCCTGCTGAATTCTTCTGTTAGACAATAAGGGCATGGTGTAGTGTATGCCTAGCACCCTTGGTTCATCCTGGAAAATAATCTTGACATAAATTAAATATTTATTGGTGTGTCCATATATTATTTTTGTCATGTTCCTACTGATTTGTTTAATCTCTTGTTTCCAAATGGATGCTGCTGTAACTGTAAGCCTGCAAGTGCGGGTGTAGATTTCCCAGTGTGAGCTGGCAGCTGGGGCAATTTTACAGTCGGGTCCTGGGGATGCACTTGCATTGGAGATTAGTATGAGGGGCCCAGATGGGAAGTTCCACCTGCTCTTTttgttttattatttttcctgaaagaaATTCACTCCCTTTCTGAATCGGAACCGAGCAGAGTTGAATCGGATAGGAATGAAAAGATTCTGATCCTTACTTAATCCTCTGGATAATCCAGTCTAACCAACTGCAGCGTTTTTGTCGCTTAATCTCACTCTGGAAGAACAGCACGCGCTCCTCGATCCAGAGAGGAGCCATGGAGTTGTCGGGTTCCATCGCCTGCCCCACGGCGGCTCAGGCGCGGCTGCTCCGGCCGCCGGCTGATCTTCCCTGGCTCGCCTCGCTTCGTAAGTGATCTATCCCCCTTCTCTTTCCCATCTTCCCGGCTAGCAGGTAGGGTGGTTCGGCCCCGCGATTTACTGCTTCGTCCCCGGCGCCGGTTTCGATTAGGGGATCGCCGGCGAGGCTTTGCTCTGCATACGGTTGAATTGTAGGCGGCGGCTGATTCGTAGACTGATTCTACAAACCATGTCTCCGATTATCCTGCACGACTGACCGACCTGCAGTCAGGCTGGATTATTATCCATTTTTAGTGATAAAAAATCACGACATACTAGTTACCTGTTGATTCTATTTTATTTCCAAAAAACACGAATGTGCTACTTCGATCCATATTACTTGTCACTGGTTCAGTACAAAGTTGAGGGAGTATCTATTTCTCTTATCTGTCTTTGCTGAACAGCTCAAAGGCGCAATGTCCCTGCCTCTTCAGGATACATATCTTGTAGGAGTTTTGCCGTGAGAAGCAAAGTGACCAAGGCGATGCCTTCACTGAGTGTGAGCATTCAGCCTGCATTTCCTCAGCCAGTTACTCGGGCTACATGGAAGAAGAAACACAATGTGAGCAGCCTTTTCTTCTCACACAGTTCTATCATGCGTGTTTTTTTTTGCTATGTTTGATTCCAACATCTCTTTCCAGGTTACATGCTATCAGAGACAAGGAGCTCCACAGATAGAAGCCAAGTAAGTTGCAAGTGTCATTTATGAAGGAAAACAATCACCACATCGTCAGAATTGGCCTATTTGATTTAACAAGTTGGTCTAGCACATCCCCCAAAAGTTATATTTGAGGGCAAATCTAGCAGAACATAAGAACTACATATAAGTTGTTATTAACGTGCCGCCACCAAGAGCGTCTGGAGATCGCCAAGTGGGCTGCAGGACCCAGCCTAGCCGGAGGCGGAAGACATGGGGGAAGCACCGTCGAAGCCATATATAGCGCCCCGGAAGCCTATGCCTTGAGAGGCAGCCTGAACCAActtgacatccaacatctccaaAACCAACACCAGGGATGCCGCGAGCAAACAAgacgacgccttcaagaaggagaATGACGCTGTGGCGTCGTCGCCGTCCGATCCAAAGAGTTggacctagggtttcccccggtgCTCAAAGAGGAGCACATATAGAGGCCATGGCAGTGCCTCCAAGGAGGGAACATCACTTGCAACTTGCAAGCGTCGCCGCTGCCAGCATCGGCAAGCCAAGCAGGGATTTTGCCCCGGCCCGAGTCTGAGCAATCCCGTAGCCACCGGATCAGGATCTGAAGAAATGGAAATCAAACGTTGGTCGGAACCGCAACCACAAGAAGGGGAGCTAGTTTTGCTATTTACTGCATCAGTCAGTGCACATTTTTCATGTTTAAAAAGGGGAAAACTACCAGGATGTGTTAATATGCTGTGATTGTCTCACCTTTTTTCAGCAGTAATTTAAACTGGATTATATCTAGAGTAGCTACATGGTGGTACATCTTTTCAATTTTGAGTAACAATGGTTGAGTTGCATCGCATGACTTGAGATGCTAACAAAAGTTCCTCTAATTTTAAACTTGAAGGTCAATGGAGGAAGTATATGATTCTTTGGCTGAGCACCTTCTTTCTGTCTTCAAGAGTATCGATAATCTTGATTCAAAGTAAGCTGTTTTTAGAAATGCTGTTGGGGACGTAGTGAATTATTTCCGTCGCAACAGTTTGTACCTGTATTATTTATATGTTTCTTCTGCCGTAGAATATCGATTCTTAACATTTTTATCAATAAGTATACACTGTTATCTGTTCGCCATTAGAAGCAAACAGAAACATAATATTTTGGTCCAACCTATTTTAGAGTCTAACAGGAGCTGGTTAACTGAACACAGTATTTTTGGTCCAATGCTATACAAGAACTGTCTGCAGTTTCTTCCTGTTAAATACAGTACCTTACAAGCACCTAGTCAGACAAACATGTTGAGTCTGAAATACAGTGGATCTTTAAGATGTGGATATCATTGAAAACAAGGCATCTTTATCCATTTGTTATTCAAAGCATAAAAATGAACCTTATCAATGTAGCTTGTCCTCCTCTCCCTTTATTTCTCCTCCCATTTCCCTTTTTTGGGGCAACTGCTATATTTAACAATTAAGATGGTAAACGAAGAAAATCTGATGAAATTACTGGAACAATAGCTTATGTTAGCTCTCCTGATAGAAATTATTGAATCGCAACTCTGCTGATCCACTTAATAATACCACTCGCAAATATTGAACAGATATATTGTTGGTCTGGCTGGCCCACCTGGTGCAGGCAAGTCTACTGTTGCCTCTGAAGTGGTTCGACGCGTCAATATGCGTTGGTCTCAGAAGCATACAAAAGATAGTTCACTGAATTCAAATGAAGATATTGCGACAATGCTTCCCATGGATGGTTTCCACCTTTATCGATCCCAGCTTGATGCAATGGAGGTTTGTTCTCTGTTGAGAAATCCATTTTGTATTTTTCTTCTAAAGTTATTGACACAATGGTGCTTTTAGGATCCAAAAGAAGCACATGCAAGAAGAGGAGGTGAGAAGGGTTCTCCGCTTGATATGTTTTAATAAAATATTGTTTTCACAAAGTACTGACATTTGATTTGTTAAATTTAGCACCATGGACATTCAATCCATCACTTTTTCTGAAATGCCTACAGACCCTAAAGGAAGAGGTATTTACTAATTTCATTGTCAAATTATATGAATTCTGCAGCAGTAAATATTTTCGAGCTAACATCTTGGTTCATAGGGGTCAGTCTATGCTCCATCATTTGATCATGGTGTTGGTGACCCAGTCGAGAATGACATATTTGTAAAGCCGCAGTAAGTTATTTTGCAGAGTATATGGACATGTTTCTTAGCTGACTTAATTGGAATGTAAAACCTGCCCAGATTATTCACAGTAATTAATGGTGCTGAACTACCGACTGTAGTACCTTTTACAGCAACTTGACTTTTGCATGTCCTTTCTGCTATATAACATTGCAATGTCCTAAGCTTATTTTATTTGAAGCAGTGTCCTAACCTATGACGGCATGTGATTGTTCTGCTATTAATCTTCATCAGAAGTTAACCTCGCTATTTCCACTTCTGTAGTTTCGACGAGAATAGACCCTACAACTGTCATAACTTCTCCACAGTTTCGCTACATTACCGTGATACAGATGGTGCTTGACCCATGCTTTTTGCTACTTACTATGATTTTGTCAGGCACAAAATAGTGATCGTCGAGGGGAATTATTTATTACTGGAAGAAGATTTTTGGAGGGAAATTAGAGACATGTTCGATGAGAAATGGTGAGTATGCAGGTTTCACAACCATATGTGAGAGAAATACAATTTTATCAATCATGAATACCAAGTCTATGTAGCTCTTCAGTTTCATGTAACACAATACACCCTTGTTTGTTCATCTCAAAAGGGATAAATTGTGTTTCTAATAGCCAAACTTTATCGTCTCAGGTTCATTGACATTGACATTGATGTCTCCATGCAAAGAGTGCTCCAGAGGCATATTGGCACAGGTTTGCCTCATCCACGATTGCTTTGCTCCTTTGAGATGCACTATCATTTATGTATCTAATTCCATTTTCTGCCCTGTTACTGTTTGCCAGGGAAAGAGCCAGATGTAGCAGCATGGCGGGTAATTATCATCCTCCATTCTTGCCTCTCACACAAGAACAAGCATATGCTCCTTACATACAGCCACATAAAACGCTCATTCAGTGTCTTATGTTGACTTTATAACCTGTGCATTAGCTTAGACTTGCATATTTCATCTAATAAACAATTCATGCCAAAATGGTTCATTTGTGTTGCTTGTTTGTAGGATTATTTGATTATATTGTTATACCATATAGGAAAACCTACATAAGTAGCTATTCCGTAGGACATTTTCGGTTAAGCATATGCCATCTCTGTTGAACGAAGACATATTTTTTCATGCTTCTAATCGCAGAGTTTCTGAACACTACAACTTCTTACCGTCTCAAAATTTGTCTTGTGAATCAGATTTCATACAATGACCGGCCGAATGCTGAGCTTATCATGGAGTCAAAAAAGGCTGCAGATCTTGTAATCAGATCGGTGGACTACTGAAGCTAGACCCCATGTTTCTGATGGCAATTTTGATTTTCGGTAATAATTGTTGCCCTATGCCGATGTTTGTACATAGAATAAGTCAGCTGGCTGTTTCCATCCGTGGTGATTTAGTGCATAGAATAAGGTATTCCCCCATCAATTTGTTCTCGAGGAATAACTCAATAAACGACATCATTTTATTTTAACATTTCTGTCTGTACAGTTCTGAATCCATAAAGCTTCAGTGATAATAAATGGTTGTAGTTTGCAAATCTGGAACTTCAGTTCATGTGTTGATGGTAGTTTGTTGATGCAGTAGGTTGTGTATAAGTTGCAACCTTAAGAGATGAGTTACCTAGTTAATCAAAAGATGATCCTTCACCATAGGGCAACTGATTCAGAACTTCAGTTCGTTTGTGTTGCCTGTTTTGTAGGATTATTTTATTATATTGTTATACCCCAGGAAAACCTACAAAAGTAGCTATTCAGTAGGGACATTTTCGGTTCAATGAAGTCATTTTTTTCGGAAATGTTAACGCCCACACGTATGGGCGTTTGCACATCGCCCACACGCCTCCATCACCACTCATTTAGATGACATCGGCagaattttttttggttttcggCTTAAAAATGTTGTATCTCCTAAATAAAGAAGCGAACTAAAaatccgttttcaccattaaatccgtctcgacgagatcttcaaaactagaccccatgttgatatgtttcgaCGATTTTTTTTTTGCCAGAagttgccatgatgtttacactgCAGTTGTCATAGGGCttaaactaaagttgccatgtggcaattttagtttgtagatcatggcaattttagtatTTTGATGATGGCAGCTTCAGTACTTTGACtatgaaaattattttttgtatgaaccatggcaattttacgtgcatgtatcatggcaattttagtttatgGTTCATGGCAAGTCTAGTTTCTTAATTCCCCGTTTTATAAATGTCAAAATTTACATTTAAATGTAGAAGAAAATAGCTgaaacatatcatggcaactttagtgtaaacatcatggcaattcaTATGCAATAGACATGATAACTTTTAATCCAAAAAAAATTTCATcaaaacatatcaacatgggatTTAGTTTCGAATATCTCATCGCGagggatttaatggtgaaaacggattTTCAATCGGATTTTtcgtttaagagataaaacattttaaaaactgaaaatccaaaaaaattcctacatGCATGCGATGACGTGGCAATCTGTTTACATTAGAGACGTGTGTTGCGTCTCCCTtactgccacacgtgtggcagttagCGCGACCCTTTTTTTTCATGTTTCTAATCATAGAGTTTCTGAACACTACAACTCCTTACGATCTCAAATTTTTTCTTGTGAATCAGATTTCGTACAATGACCGGCCGAATGCTGGGCTTATCATGGAGTCAAAAAGGACTGCAGATCTTGTGATCAGATCGATGGACTACTCAAGCTAGACCCCATGTTTCTGATGGCAATTTTGATTTTCGGTAATAATAGTTGCCCTATGGCGATGTTTGTACATAGAATAAGTCAGCTGGCTGTTTCCATCCGTGTTGATTTAGCGCATAGAATAAGGTGTGCTCCCATCAATTTGTTCTTGAGGAAGAACTCAATAAATGACACTCTTCAAGTATCTAATCATTATATCATTTTATTTTAACATTCCTATTTGTAACATTCCTGTTTGTATACAGTTCTGAATCCATAAAGCTACAGTGATAATAAATGGCTGTAGTTTGCAAATCTGGAACTTCAGTTCATGTGTTGATGGTAAATTGTTGATGCAATAGGTTGTGTATAAGTTGCAACCTTAAGAGACAATCTATCCAGTTAATCAAAAGATGATCCATGGCTTGGAGGAAACAATAAGATAACTGCTTGTTTCCATCCATGGTGATCTGTGTACATGTATAATCTATTCCTCCACCAGTTTGTTCTTGATGCACAGTTGAGGAATAATCGAATAATTTCTGTTTATTCTACTGATAAGAGATAGTCTTGCAGCATTTATCTAATAATATTATTTATTTCAGCAGTTTTGTTCGCACAGTTCCGAATCCGTAAAGCTTTGGTCTAAAATGCCAGCATGGACGCAATTCATGCTCTGATGGTAAACTGTTGATGGATGCTAAACATCTTGTATGTTGCAACCTTAAGAGTCAAACTATCTATTTGCTCAAAAGACGACCCATGGCCGGTAAGAAACAATAATATCCATAGTGACCACTTTTAACTGAGCAATTTCTTGGTGGAAGCAACACAAGATTGCCTTGAGAGGAGGACAATGTGCACTTGAAAAGACTCAAGGCTGGCATCATTACCAGGGGACATGATCTCCAAAGGGAAATATGTTTTGCTTAATCTAACATGCAAAGTCACCTTTAGTTGGGGGAGATACTCATGGCTAGGAAGGTACAGCTGAAAGTTCCCAGAAATCATGGCAACACCCTCCAGCACTTCATGTTTTTCTTTTGTTGGCCTTCTCTAGAAAACAGGGAAAGGACAGCTCAACTTTGTCCAACCCTGCACCCTTTATCATGACACAGGGCACAATGCACCAAACAATGGCATGTATAATAATAGTACATGACAGCAAAAGATGCAGCAAAGTGTGATGCCTCATAATACTGGTGAGAGCTAGTGATTGGCATATGAAAATCAAGTGTGCACATGGGATGCCTCTGTGCATCCCTCCCCTCCCAGTTGGCTCCAAGTCTAAAGAAACATGGACAGCCAAGTTGACACACACATTGTTTTGTATGTCGACAATGCACCACAGAACAAAGCATCTCTATTCTACCATCGAATCCTCTCATGATTCTTCAGTGGAACACCATTATAAGTTCACAACACCAGAATGAATCATGTCAAAAGGAAGCACAATGCAAACTCATAACACAATACAATTAACATTTAACACCTTGCAATAAATATTTGTTTTGTTGATACACCATGCTGATAATTAAACAACTTTTGATGGACAAACTGCAAGAGGAAAAATAGGGCGCCTTTGCATTTTGTGCCAAGAAGAGACATAAGAAGAGAGGGAAAAAAAAAGGAAGAACAAGCAGAGCAAAAAAGAGAAGACACAATTATGTGGCAGACAGGTACAGATACATCTCACATGTTCTTGGCTTCTTCTTTCTTATGTATATAACAAGATGAGACTTGGGACTGGACTGGAAAAGAGAAGATCACAAACCAAAATGACTTCACTGATCAGGAGATACAGACTTAGACTTAGGACAGAGAATATGATACAGGGATGAGCAAGCAAGGTTATAGGTATTTTGATTCTTGCATAACATTTAGTGCATCCTCTCCTCAGCTCCTGTTCTTGCATTTCTCCATTGCCCTTGGTGCTGAAACAATTCAAAACAATTCACGATCAAAACAAAAGTCGGCCCAAATCTTAACAAAACCTCTAGAAAGAAAAAAGCATTTCATCTGCTGATCTGAAACTTAAGGGAGATCTACTGACCAAGGCCAATAGCTTCTGATCCCTTCATTATCCGAAGGCGCTTGCACGACTCGACGAACATCCTGAAATTTTAGAAAAATGGAGCGTTAGATCAGACCGGTACTCATCAAAGATTCAAAGTAGCACTTCAGATGTTTGAAATTAAGTACACAAATGGAGAATTATGCATATGGAGAATCAAGGATGCAGCACTCACTCCCACGGGACGTCGCCAACGAGCATCCAGTCGCCGTCCTTGTCCTCGTACGTCGGAACATACTCGGATCCATTGAGCAGATCCATCAGCTTGCTCTCGTTCATGCCGTTCATCCCTGGAGTTCCACAGTTTCCTGAAGTGTGACAACACGTACACTGGGATTAATATCTAATTCCAGAGCATCAACAGTAACTCGGGAAATACATAGTGCTAGTTCAGAGCAGTTGTTATGGTCTAATTAACAACGGGAAGTGCCGAATAAAGTTCCGTATCAAATCAACGGAACACAAATCTACAATCACCACAACAGAGAAAAACCAATAATTGTTGTTTTGGGAAACCAACCATTGGTTGCATCTTTTTTTAAGATGCACGCTCCAACATGTTGGATTATTGCTTACTGGGTATCAAGTTACAACGACTCATGCTAATCATGAACCAGCCAAAGATAGCTAGCTGAGTGAGCAGATGCCATGATCATGAGCTTGCTAGCTGTGTGTACATATGGTAGAGAGACAAGGACATTATGCCACAGACAGGGAAGACACCTACCAAGGAATAGGATCGACGCAAATCATGCACCCCTGGCAAAACCACATGGTGACCACCACCACACATGCAAATGGAAGTGCAATCATATACACAAGTCATGCATGCATGTACCATATATAGCCAGTAACTTTATAAATATGTTGTGATCTTTTTTTGTGTATAAAAGTTCAGGAACACTACAGCTAGATACTAGATAGAAAACAAAAGCTAGATAGAATAGCAATCTTGTTATAAATAAATGGGACTAGGGTTTAGGAAACACAGTTTTAGAAAATTCAGCGGTCTAATATGCacatttttttaatattttttttaCACACATATATATGCGCTCATGTGAAATTTCGGTGTTCCGAACAGGCCAAGAGCGTAGAAATATATAGGCTAGTTATAAATGAAAATGTTGCGGCTGCTCTAGTATTGTGTTAGAGATATGTAGAGAAGAAGCATGCATACCGATGGTGAAGGAGCTGAACATCTTCTCGAGGGCCTTGGAGAGGTCCTGGTAGGTCTTGTACATGTTGAGGTCCACCTTGCGCAGGTAGGGCGCGCCGTCCATGCTCACCTTGACGAACGCAGCTGCCGCCGCCGGCGACGACTTCTCCGCCAGGATGTTCTTCCGGAACGACCGGACCGGAGGCCACCCCACCACCTGCGCCCTGGATAAAATTAACCGCCCAAACGATTTGGTTAGTTTTAAACATGTTATGTTAAACtaacatacatacatacatgcaTGAGTTCTTTCATGATCCATGAGGTGCAAATATATAAAAATTCAGATCCATTTTGTTCCCCCTTCTCTTCACTCTTCTATCAAACGAAAACTTGTGTGGCAACGCATGACATGCATGCAACCTTTGTCCTCTCGTTTCTGTTATCCACACATGGCACATATATGCACATACATCTCCACAGCACATCTTCAACTGTTTACTCAGATGAATAAAAACAAAAACTACTGCATATGGTTACTTTTTACCTACCATTTTCTTCTTCATACTATATATATCTACTAAAGGTCTAAAGTAACACAGAATATATATAGAATGCAATAAGTTTGAGCCTGATTTGTACAAGGAGGGAGGAGATGAGGACGAGGGGTGCAGATAGATCTAGAACGCCGAACCCAACAAGGTGGGGCCATGCCATATCTTGATACAGTGCATGCCATGGCCGGGAAGGAAGGGGCAGTATGGGCAATATGGCAATCTATTATCTTTCTCCTCCATGGCATTGTAGCGTGAGGACAGGATACGAGTGATATGGGGATGATGGCGACGTGGACAAAAAAAGTAAACCGTGCGAGAGGAGGGAGGGGCAGCAGTGCAGTGGAGTGCAGTGTGCGTGGCTTTCTTTTATCGTGTCGGCACTAGGCACTGTCCCCCA
Protein-coding sequences here:
- the LOC125507904 gene encoding auxin-responsive protein IAA30-like, which gives rise to MAADLGFEATELRLGLPGGGGEGEARSSSGKRGFAETIDLKLKLEPAGEEAPAEEDRADVAVVAAAAAENQEETATDAGAGKMKRSPSQSSVVTSAALPDPAEKPRAPKAQVVGWPPVRSFRKNILAEKSSPAAAAAFVKVSMDGAPYLRKVDLNMYKTYQDLSKALEKMFSSFTIGNCGTPGMNGMNESKLMDLLNGSEYVPTYEDKDGDWMLVGDVPWEMFVESCKRLRIMKGSEAIGLAPRAMEKCKNRS
- the LOC125507905 gene encoding putative uridine kinase C227.14 isoform X2, translated to MELSGSIACPTAAQARLLRPPADLPWLASLRYISCRSFAVRSKVTKAMPSLSVSIQPAFPQPVTRATWKKKHNVTCYQRQGAPQIEAKSMEEVYDSLAEHLLSVFKSIDNLDSKYIVGLAGPPGAGKSTVASEVVRRVNMRWSQKHTKDSSLNSNEDIATMLPMDGFHLYRSQLDAMEDPKEAHARRGAPWTFNPSLFLKCLQTLKEEGSVYAPSFDHGVGDPVENDIFVKPQHKIVIVEGNYLLLEEDFWREIRDMFDEKWFIDIDIDVSMQRVLQRHIGTGKEPDVAAWRISYNDRPNAELIMESKKAADLVIRSVDY
- the LOC125507905 gene encoding putative uridine kinase C227.14 isoform X1, producing the protein MELSGSIACPTAAQARLLRPPADLPWLASLPQRRNVPASSGYISCRSFAVRSKVTKAMPSLSVSIQPAFPQPVTRATWKKKHNVTCYQRQGAPQIEAKSMEEVYDSLAEHLLSVFKSIDNLDSKYIVGLAGPPGAGKSTVASEVVRRVNMRWSQKHTKDSSLNSNEDIATMLPMDGFHLYRSQLDAMEDPKEAHARRGAPWTFNPSLFLKCLQTLKEEGSVYAPSFDHGVGDPVENDIFVKPQHKIVIVEGNYLLLEEDFWREIRDMFDEKWFIDIDIDVSMQRVLQRHIGTGKEPDVAAWRISYNDRPNAELIMESKKAADLVIRSVDY